TACATCCCTCACCACCCCATCGATCAGACCTTCCAAATTTACCCTTGCACCCCCGATATTCTCATCTCCAAACATGTCTTCGTTATAGCATTTTATCTTTAGATATTCACCATCACTGATCTCTTCAAACTCAAACTTCTGATTCCATGCAGGGTGTGAATTTGCTGCACCTCTTGTTCTTTGGATTGTCTGAACAATCATTTCAATATTCaagattctctctctctctctcaatataTATACctattgtgttaaactaggttttgccccgcccgcgttgcggggcactaagccaaatatttCTCTTTCATATATGTCTGTGTTTcgattacttgtacatactactcataacacgatctcaaaaaacATTAGTCGAgaaaaccaattaaaacaaaacactatcaatacttttgctaaaaaaactataACGATAGAAAGACTATAATTTTTaattgggggcaaaattgtaatttttcaggacaaatgagcATGTGCCAGGCGGTGCAACCGCCTGACACGAACAAAAATTACACCAAGtcaacaattaaaacaaaacactaccatagttttgtaaaaaaaaaaagactaaaacgatagcatgactgtaattttacactgggggcaaaatcgtaatttgataggaaaaaagacaaaaacaatGGCAAACCTGTAAATTTgaaaccgagggcaaaatcgtaattaggCTGGGAGagaaaaaacaaaactaatggcaaaactgcaAATTTAAACAGGGAATCATAATTTGGCTGGACCAACGGGgaagtgtcaggcagctgcctgacactattcccctcCATGCCTTTTGTATGTATATAAAATGTGATACACAAGATGATAATGTAACCGCCTCTTTTTCTCTTTCCCactactttttattattttttatgcactaggtgtgtgtatgtatataaacATAAACATCTACTTTAGTAAAGCATAAACATCTACCTTCCCATATTGTAGTTTAACGTAAGACTTTGCGCTTTTCTCCTTCTCTAAAAGGTCTTTCCCCTCAACAACGGTCACATAAATCTTCCTTCCGGTTCTTGGCTGGAAATTAGAGATGGACCCATGTAGTGACGATCCTCGCGAGCTAAGTTGCAGACCACTTAAGCTATGTAACCCATCAGAATATTGCCATTCTTTTAAAGTGAGTTTCACTTTCAGCTGCACGGGTAATACGATTATCCTTTGCATCAGATCATTATTACCATTTCTAAGATGTACAGGTGGCAAAATACACAGGTAAGGAGGGTTGTGTAACCGCTCAAAATGAGTAATTCTTTGGTACAGAGCAAAACAAGTCAGGTTAAGTTCAGCCGAGACACATTTTGTCCAAACTTAAAATTTTATTGATAGTTAATTAGTTTATCAAAATTGTATCATAAATATGCCTTATAAATACACATTGGGCGGATTTAGATCCATTTGACCGAATACCTTCTACGCAGACTACTTTGACTTTACCTGTTTAACCTTTTAGTTGTCACACATCCTGCGGATGCTAGAAGCGTACATTACTGGAAGAATTAATTATTTAAGGAATGTTGAAAATCCAGTCAAATGTAGTCTGTGAGAAAAGATCATACCTTTGCTGAGTTAATGCCCTCAAACGGGACAACCATTTCAACTTCTTGTCCACAAAACTCAGCATGCTTCGCTATCACGCTTGAATCTGGTCCAACGGCCCAAAAGACGGTTGAATCATCATCGCAGTATCTCAGCTGCAACCGTTGAAAAGGTTAACTTCTATAAGAGGTGCACTTAACTTAAAAACTCAACAGATCATCGTATATCAAAGTCAACATGCATCCTCTAATGTCAAAAAGAAGACTGCAACGGTTATAATGAATCTATGTAACCGAAACTGTTTCAACTGTTTATGAACACTACCAGGTTCAAATAATGGCAGGGCCGAGTTGGGCCAATCCACCAACACAATTTTATTGTTATTAAAACAATCGAACTAATAGTGTATTAAATGGTAAATACGATTACAGAAACTCGATTGCTAAATTAGTAATATATCTTCTTTCAAGTAAACTATATACTGTAAGCATTTAAATACATGTTAGgaaacttttgacccgtttcagtttTTATATAGAAATACAACTTGAATTGATCCGTTTCCATAAATCTGTGTAGAGATCAATGATCCATCTTGATTGTGAAAGTAGTTTGACTGCAAAACAGAGCATAACACACGTACCTTAATCTCACAGGTAGCAAGGTAATCATAATTGAGACTATCTGAACAGCATTCATAAAGATTGAACTTAAGAACTCCAGCATCATCATGCAGAACCATATTAAATGTTGAATCCCATGTTGGGTTGGGTCCCGCTACTTCAAGTGTTCTTCTAGTCAAATCTTCGAGTTCCACTTCAACAAATGTATGAAAGTCTTTACCCATGGTGTCATTATGATTATCTACTACTACTACACTCCCATCATCATTTATCCTAGACCTTCGTTTAAAACTATTACGCGAAAGTGATCCAGCTGTCACAACCGTGACATGGATTACACCCCCAACCGCCTTTTTCCTTAGGTCCACTGCTGGCAAATAAAGACAACGCCGTCGAGGTTCAACCATTGTTTTATTCAAGGAATCATTACATAATTTAACCTGGGATTAAAAACATTATTAATTAAAGAGTGTTATTACCAATTCAACGGTCTTATTATGTACTTATGTGACTACAGATGGCAAACTGGGAAGCTTTCGAAAACGGGACAAAACAGGTTAAAAGCAAAATAAGTAATTGTTTGTACGGGATGGGTCGAACACAAAAGACCACTTGTCAAACATGAATTTCCATATATAATTACTATCACAAACAAATATTACAATTTTTCAATAATAAACTAATTATTAGATTTAGTAGGTTTTGTGATTTAAGAATACATTTTGGTCCGCTTTCGACTGATTCGACCCAAGCTGATATATTCTTTTAGTGACCCGTTAAAGAGTTTAATGTATATACTATCatcatataataaataaagtttgTAAAGTAAGAACTAAGAAGCTTACCAGCCATGAAGAAACACCAGGGACTTCTGTTGCAGGTAAAGATTGGCTGCCACCACTTCCGAATGCGACACCTATTCTGACCTCCGGAGTTGACACAAACGAGTACAGAATTGCTTTTCCGTCTAGAATTGGCGATAACAGAAGCTGCAGAGTCAAGAAAGGAAATTAGTACACGTATGTATATATGTAAGCTAAAAAGACGAAATTAATTGTACATACATCACCCTTGACGTGGACGTTATTTACAACTATTCGAGTTGATCCCATAGCCAACTTTGCAAGCAACATAATACTTATGTTACTTGTGTCCCAGTCACAACCCATACGGATGAATCTCTGTAAGCACAATCAGCAAGTATATATCAACTTAAATTTAGAAACATTAAGCCCAATGGATTTTCTTAACATTCAAGAAAGAGTTTAAGTGGTTAACAGATAAGACCTGATCGCCTGCGGTTAACCATTGAGCGCCATGCATTCCCAATATAGGAGGGCATGAACCTAACGAGAACTCTAGCAGCTCAATCTTTTCCTACAAGAAAAAAACGACGCTTTTTAAAACATTAAATTCCTGTAAATACCATTCAAAAGGATGAAATAACTTACAATTAGCTTTGGCTTCCGATGCTTTAGACGTTTCTGCATGAGGAAAATAGATTTGCATTAGTAAATATGAGCATATGTACTACTAATAACTGGAGATGGCTTTCTTGAAATCAAAAGATTTAGGATCCTGTAAGCATTTGCATACACATTAGGCAACTTTTGACGTGTTTAACACATTCGACCTGTTTCATTTTAAGCTAAATTTCTATATTTTACTCATTACCAATGAAATACAACCTAAACTGACCAgctatatacacacacacacacacatatatatatagctATAAGAAAGGGATAGTCACCTCAACAATGGATGAAAACTTCAATGAAAGCTTTGGGCTAATGAAATTGGGCCAAACTTCAATTAAGAGCTTGTTGAGCCACTCACAGTGCTCCAATGGTGTTGTATGCTGGTGAAGTAAAATGCATCATTGAACTTGTATTATGTCAATGAAACCATaattaaaaatttataaaaaaagagcGTACGGATGTTTGTAAAATTAGTTGTTTCCACTTTTTGTTCAAGTCTTGCACAACAATTCGCTGACGATGACTTCCAT
This genomic stretch from Helianthus annuus cultivar XRQ/B chromosome 8, HanXRQr2.0-SUNRISE, whole genome shotgun sequence harbors:
- the LOC110873005 gene encoding uncharacterized protein LOC110873005; translation: MRKMKKPSIDMREITEFLNQMLVEKPLYPLVIPLLFVLWSIEKWVFNLSNWVPLAVAVWATIQYGSHRQRIVVQDLNKKWKQLILQTSHTTPLEHCEWLNKLLIEVWPNFISPKLSLKFSSIVEKRLKHRKPKLIEKIELLEFSLGSCPPILGMHGAQWLTAGDQRFIRMGCDWDTSNISIMLLAKLAMGSTRIVVNNVHVKGDLLLSPILDGKAILYSFVSTPEVRIGVAFGSGGSQSLPATEVPGVSSWLVKLCNDSLNKTMVEPRRRCLYLPAVDLRKKAVGGVIHVTVVTAGSLSRNSFKRRSRINDDGSVVVVDNHNDTMGKDFHTFVEVELEDLTRRTLEVAGPNPTWDSTFNMVLHDDAGVLKFNLYECCSDSLNYDYLATCEIKLRYCDDDSTVFWAVGPDSSVIAKHAEFCGQEVEMVVPFEGINSAKLKVKLTLKEWQYSDGLHSLSGLQLSSRGSSLHGSISNFQPRTGRKIYVTVVEGKDLLEKEKSAKSYVKLQYGKTIQRTRGAANSHPAWNQKFEFEEISDGEYLKIKCYNEDMFGDENIGGARVNLEGLIDGVVRDVWVPLEKVNKGEVRLEIEMVTINDYNQGPMASQGGLIELVLIEGRDLVAADIRGTSDPYVRVQYGNLKRRTKVMYKTLTPQWHQTFEFPDDGSLLALHVKDHNALLPTSSIGDCIVEYQRLPPNEMSDKWIPLQGVKRGEIHVQVTRKIPQLQKKVSDSEPPSSRGQKISTQMKQTMMKIRSLIEEENFEEASMILSELESLHDVEQECIVQLETEQMLLLNKINELGQEIINASPR